In Sphingomonas sp. G-3-2-10, a single window of DNA contains:
- a CDS encoding nicotinate phosphoribosyltransferase, which translates to MTTNLILATDSYKQSHFLQYPPEARTISAYVEARPNPFADELIFFGLQAFLLGYLAHPVSRADIEEAEEVCAAHGVPFNRAGWDAILADHGGFLPLEISALPEGTLAPSGVPLVQVENSDPRMPWLSTWIETALLRGIWYPTTVATLSGKAKRVIHAGLVRSSDDPMGQLPFKLHDFGARGVSSAESAALGGLAHLVNFEGTDTMEAILAARRFYGAKAMPGFSIPAAEHSTMTSWGRDREEAAYANMLRQFKREGKIVAVVSDSYDLDNAVANIWGGSLKDQVLAEGGTLVVRPDSGDPVETPVRALGVLWEKFGGATNGKGYRVLDPHVRLIQGDGMNIDSIARLVDRVIESGFAIDNIAFGMGGGLLQHVNRDTLRFAMKANAMRDGNGVWHDVSKTPLTDPGKGSKAGRQAVLAENGRLVAKRLDAVPQGASLLQPVWRNGEMLKEHSLDEVRARSEAGLLG; encoded by the coding sequence ATGACGACCAACCTGATTCTGGCGACCGACAGCTACAAGCAAAGCCACTTCCTCCAATACCCGCCCGAAGCGCGCACGATCAGCGCCTATGTCGAGGCGCGGCCCAATCCGTTCGCGGACGAGCTGATCTTCTTCGGCCTTCAGGCATTCCTGCTCGGCTATCTCGCCCATCCCGTCAGCCGCGCGGATATCGAGGAAGCGGAGGAAGTCTGCGCCGCGCACGGCGTGCCGTTCAACCGCGCCGGCTGGGACGCGATCCTCGCCGATCATGGCGGATTCCTTCCGCTCGAGATCAGCGCGCTGCCCGAAGGCACTCTCGCGCCGAGCGGCGTGCCGCTGGTGCAGGTGGAGAATAGCGATCCGCGTATGCCGTGGCTGAGCACCTGGATCGAAACGGCGCTGCTGCGCGGCATCTGGTATCCCACCACCGTTGCGACGCTGAGCGGCAAAGCCAAGCGAGTGATCCATGCCGGCCTCGTCCGCAGCTCCGACGATCCGATGGGGCAACTGCCCTTCAAGCTCCACGATTTCGGCGCGCGCGGCGTTTCTTCCGCCGAAAGCGCCGCGCTGGGCGGGCTGGCGCATCTAGTCAATTTCGAGGGCACCGACACGATGGAGGCGATCTTAGCCGCGCGCCGCTTCTATGGCGCGAAGGCGATGCCCGGCTTCTCCATCCCCGCCGCCGAGCACAGCACGATGACCAGTTGGGGCCGCGACCGCGAGGAAGCCGCCTATGCGAACATGCTCCGCCAGTTCAAGCGCGAAGGAAAGATCGTCGCGGTCGTCTCCGACAGCTATGACCTCGACAATGCCGTCGCCAATATCTGGGGCGGCAGCCTCAAGGATCAGGTGCTGGCCGAGGGCGGCACTCTGGTGGTCCGCCCCGACAGCGGCGATCCGGTCGAGACGCCCGTCCGCGCGCTGGGCGTGCTGTGGGAGAAGTTCGGCGGCGCCACCAACGGCAAGGGCTATCGTGTGCTCGATCCGCATGTCCGGCTGATCCAGGGCGACGGCATGAACATCGACAGCATCGCCCGGCTGGTCGACCGCGTGATCGAAAGCGGCTTCGCGATCGACAATATCGCGTTCGGTATGGGCGGCGGACTGCTCCAGCACGTCAACCGCGACACGCTGCGCTTCGCGATGAAGGCCAATGCGATGCGCGACGGGAACGGCGTGTGGCACGATGTCAGCAAGACCCCGCTGACCGATCCGGGCAAAGGCTCCAAGGCCGGGCGTCAGGCGGTGCTCGCGGAGAATGGCAGGCTGGTCGCGAAGCGCCTCGATGCCGTGCCGCAGGGCGCGAGCCTGCTCCAGCCGGTGTGGCGCAATGGCGAGATGCTCAAGGAGCACAGCCTCGACGAGGTCCGTG
- a CDS encoding bifunctional nicotinamide-nucleotide adenylyltransferase/Nudix hydroxylase, protein MQSNDFSVFIGRFQPLHIGHEHVVREALSRTSHVIVLIGSANVARDPRNPFTYDERVAMFRKSFAYEMANGRLVVEPLDDHLYSDTAWCAEVQNRVKRVVLAAGNSPAEAKVNLAGYGKDATSYYLKMFPEWENIQVDSQYGTFSASDVRKQYFQRIPVVPRSILSTGVAEWMDAFAMGDEFRTLLAEREYLDAYPAQWGKGPFVTADAVVVQSGHILLVERGRLPGKGLLAIPGGFVDPGERIRDAAIRELREETGIGDAKGQIPPAMLASFIDDSRTRVFDAPNRSLRGRIITHAYLFRLPERRSLFTVKGGDDAAHAHWYRIGDLTADMFFEDHWSIITQMADL, encoded by the coding sequence ATGCAATCGAACGATTTCAGCGTCTTTATCGGACGCTTTCAGCCTTTGCACATCGGCCACGAGCATGTGGTGCGCGAGGCGCTTTCCCGGACCAGCCATGTCATCGTCCTGATCGGGTCGGCCAATGTCGCCCGCGATCCGCGCAACCCGTTCACCTATGACGAGCGCGTGGCGATGTTCCGCAAGAGCTTCGCGTACGAGATGGCCAATGGCCGGCTGGTGGTCGAGCCGCTGGACGATCATCTCTATTCCGACACTGCATGGTGCGCCGAGGTGCAGAACCGCGTGAAGCGCGTCGTCCTCGCCGCGGGAAACAGCCCGGCGGAGGCAAAGGTGAACCTCGCCGGATACGGCAAGGACGCGACCAGCTATTACCTCAAGATGTTCCCCGAATGGGAGAATATCCAGGTGGATAGCCAATATGGCACGTTCAGCGCGAGCGATGTGCGGAAGCAGTATTTCCAGCGCATACCGGTGGTGCCGCGCAGCATCCTTTCCACCGGCGTGGCCGAATGGATGGATGCCTTCGCGATGGGCGACGAATTCCGCACGCTGCTGGCCGAGCGCGAATATCTCGACGCCTATCCCGCGCAATGGGGCAAGGGACCGTTCGTCACCGCCGATGCGGTGGTGGTCCAGTCCGGCCATATCCTGCTGGTCGAGCGCGGCCGGCTTCCGGGTAAAGGCTTGCTCGCCATCCCCGGTGGCTTCGTCGATCCGGGCGAGCGCATCCGCGACGCGGCGATCCGCGAACTGCGCGAGGAAACCGGCATCGGCGACGCCAAGGGGCAGATCCCGCCCGCGATGCTGGCGTCCTTCATCGACGACAGCCGCACCCGCGTGTTCGACGCGCCGAACCGCTCGCTTCGCGGCCGCATCATCACCCATGCCTATCTGTTCCGCCTGCCCGAACGGCGCAGCCTGTTCACGGTGAAAGGCGGCGACGATGCCGCGCACGCACACTGGTATCGCATCGGCGATCTGACCGCCGACATGTTCTTCGAAGATCACTGGTCGATCATCACCCAGATGGCCGACCTTTGA